From Oceanithermus desulfurans, a single genomic window includes:
- a CDS encoding Fur family transcriptional regulator, giving the protein MAKTKEKEVYRSRLKAVGLRHTLPRERILAYLDRKNVHPTPEELYQGLKKKGYSIGLSTVYLNLQVLRDAGLLWEFKDQQGHTRYDGFTKKHHHLFCTSCGRIEDVMEDELPEFDAEKVARAVESRTGWFVGDPRVELRGLCPDCQ; this is encoded by the coding sequence ATGGCTAAAACAAAAGAAAAAGAAGTCTACCGCTCCCGATTAAAGGCCGTCGGATTGCGCCACACCCTGCCCCGCGAGCGCATTCTCGCCTACCTGGACCGCAAGAACGTTCACCCGACCCCCGAGGAGCTCTACCAGGGCCTGAAGAAGAAGGGGTACTCGATCGGCCTCTCGACCGTCTACCTCAACCTGCAGGTGCTGCGCGACGCCGGTCTCCTCTGGGAGTTCAAGGACCAGCAGGGGCACACCCGCTACGACGGTTTCACCAAGAAGCACCACCACCTCTTCTGCACCAGCTGCGGCCGCATCGAAGACGTGATGGAGGACGAGCTCCCCGAATTCGACGCCGAAAAGGTGGCGCGCGCCGTCGAGTCGCGCACCGGCTGGTTCGTGGGCGATCCCCGGGTCGAGCTGCGCGGACTCTGCCCCGACTGCCAGTAA